Proteins from a single region of Neomonachus schauinslandi chromosome 10, ASM220157v2, whole genome shotgun sequence:
- the ACSS1 gene encoding acetyl-coenzyme A synthetase 2-like, mitochondrial isoform X3 has protein sequence MLEQWEKHLCFQISQVNCLDQHVQKSPESVALIWERDEPGTEVRITYRELLETTCRLANTLKRHGIRRGDRVAIYMPVSPLAVAAMLACARIGAVHTVVFAGFSAESLAGRINDAKCKVVITFNQGLRGGRVVELKKIVDEAVKHCPTIQHVLVAHRTDNKVHMGHRDIPLEQEMAKEDPVCAPESMGSEDMLFLLYTSGSTGTPKGLVHTQAGYLLYAALTHRLVFDYRPGDVFGCVADIGWITGHSYVVYGPLCNGATSVLFESTPVYPDAGRYWETVQRLKISQFYGAPTAVRLLLKYGDSWVKKYDRSSLRTLGSVGEPINFEAWEWLHKVVGDSRCTLVDTWWQTETGGICIAPRPSEEGAEVLPGMAMRPFFGIVPVLMDEKGNVVEGSNVSGALCLSQAWPGMARTIYGDHQRFMEAYFKPYPGHYFTGDGAYRTEGGYYQITGRMDDVINISGHRLGTAEIEDAMANHPAVPETAVIGYPHDIKGEAAFAFIVLKDNTSDTDAVVKELRSAVATKIAKYAVPDQILVVKRLPKTRSGKVMRRLLRKIITGRAQDLGDTTTLEDPSVITEILSAYQKYKSKQAASQ, from the exons GGAACTGCTGGAGACCACGTGCCGCCTGGCCAACACGCTGAAGAGACATGGGATCCGACGAGGGGACCGGGTGGCCATCTACATGCCTGTTTCCCCACTGGCTGTGGCTGCAATGCTGGCCTGCGCCAGGATTGGAGCCGTCCACACCGTTGTCTTTGCTGGCTTCAGTGCGGAGTCCTTGGCTGGGAGGATCAATGATG CCAAGTGCAAGGTTGTCATCACCTTCAACCAAGGACTCCGGGGAGGGCGCGTGGTGGAGCTGAAGAAGATTGTGGATGAAGCCGTGAAGCACTGTCCGACCATCCAGCATGTCCTGGTGGCTCACAGGACGGACAACAAGGTCCACATGGGGCATCGGGACATCCCCCTCGAGCAG GAAATGGCCAAGGAAGACCCTGTGTGCGCCCCAGAGAGCATGGGCAGTGAGGACATGCTCTTCTTGCTGTACACTTCGGGGAGCACTGGGACCCCCAAGGGACTCGTCCACACCCAGGCGGGCTACCTGCTATATGCCGCCCTGACACACAGG CTTGTGTTTGACTACCGGCCAGGTGACGTCTTTGGCTGTGTGGCCGACATCGGCTGGATCACAGGACACAGCTATGTGGTGTATGGACCCCTGTGCAATGGAGCAACCAGCGTCCTTTTTGAGAGCACCCCAGTTTACCCCGATGCTG GTCGATACTGGGAGACGGTGCAGAGGTTAAAGATCAGTCAGTTCTATGGGGCCCCGACGGCTGTCCGGCTGTTGTTGAAATATGGTGACTCCTGGGTGAAGAAGTATGACCGCTCTTCCCTGAGGACCCTGGGGTCAG TGGGAGAACCGATCAACTTCGAGGCTTGGGAGTGGCTCCACAAGGTGGTGGGGGACAGCAGATGCACGCTGGTGGACACGTGGTGGCAGACAG AAACGGGTGGCATCTGCATCGCGCCACGGCcctcagaggaaggggcagaggtccTCCCTGGCATGGCGATGCGGCCCTTTTTTGGCATTGTCCCGGTGCTCATGGACGAGAAG GGAAATGTCGTGGAGGGCAGTAACGTCTCCGGGGCTCTGTGCCTGTCCCAGGCCTGGCCGGGCATGGCCAGGACCATCTACGGAGACCACCAGAGATTCATGGAGGCCTACTTCAAGCCTTACCCAG GCCACTACTTCACCGGTGATGGGGCATACCGGACAGAGGGCGGCTACTACCAGATCACAGGGCGGATGGACGACGTCATCAACATCAGCGGTCACAGGCTGGGGACCGCAGAGATCGAGGACGCGATG GCTAACCACCCCGCCGTGCCAGAGACCGCTGTCATTGGCTATCCCCATGACATCAAAGGAGAAG CTGCATTTGCCTTCATCGTGTTGAAGGACAACACAAGTGACACAGATGCTGTGGTGAAGGAGCTCAGATCAGCAGTGGCCACCAAGATTGCCAAGTACGCCGTGCCCGATCAGATTCTG GTAGTGAAGCGTCTTCCAAAAACTCGGTCTGGAAAAGTCATGCGGAGGCTCCTGAGGAAGATAATCACGGGCAGAGCTCAGGATCTGGGGGACACCACCACCCTGGAGGACCCCAGTGTCATCACAGAAATCCTGAGTGCCTACCAGAAGTACAAATCCAAGCAAGCTGCCTCTCAGTGA